The region ATAGCGGGTCGGCCCTTCCTCTTCCAACTGCGGTTGATATTCATCGGAGAAATAATAGCTGGCGTCCACCTGCTCCTGCAGCAGGCGCTGCGGTGCCATTTGCCGGGTTTTTGGCTTGGGTTTGGGGTGGACAACGGTATCCTGGCGCAGTTTTTTTGCGCCTGCTATCGACTCTCTGAAGAGCTGCAGTTCATCTTTGCTCAGAGGGTGCTTGTTCTTCATTTTTCATTCACCGGAAATCATTTATCACGACAGTTTACCGTGTAGCGGAGATCTGTCGACGCAAAACTCCCGTCAGAATGAAAATGAGAATGCCTTAACGCGACTATTGCTGCTGATTTGTCGCGGGCTTCATGGCAAACTATGCGGCTAAATCATGAATCACAGTGCCTGCCGGAGGGCAAATTGGACAAAATTTTCGTCGACGAAGCAGTGAATGAACTGCACACCATTCAGGATATGCTGCGCTGGGCGGTGAGCCGCTTTAACGCCGCCAATATCTACTATGGTCACGGAACTGATAATCCGTGGGACGAAGCGGTGCAATTGGTGCTGCCAACCCTGTTCCTGCCGCTGGATATCCCGGAGGACATGCACACCGCACGTTTGACCTCCAGCGAGCGCCATCGCATCGTTGAACGCGTGATCCGCCGCGTCAACGAGCGCATTCCGGTGGCTTATCTCACCAACAAGGCCTGGTTCTGCGGCATGGAGTTTTATGTCGATGAACGCGTGCTGGTGCCGCGTTCGCCGATTGGCGAACTGATCAACGATCGCTTCAGCGCGCTGATCCCGCACCCGCCGCGTCACATTCTGGACATGTGCACTGGCAGCGGCTGCATCGCCATCGCCTGCGGCTACGCTTTCCCTGAAGCGGAAGTGGACGCGGTGGATATCTCCAGCGACGTGCTGGCGGTGACCGAGCGCAACATTCAGGCGCATGGCGTCGAGCACCAGGTTATCCCGATCCGTTCCGATCTGTTCCGCGACGTTCCCGCGATCCAGTACGATCTGATCGTCACCAACCCGCCGTATGTGGATGCGGAAGACATGTCCGATCTGCCGCAGGAGTTCCGCTTTGAGCCGGAACTGGGCCTGGCGGCGGGCAGCGACGGCCTGAAGCTGGTGCGCCGCATTCTGGCCTGCGCGCCGGATTACCTGAGCGACGACGGCGTGCTGATTTGTGAAGTGGGCAACAGCATGGTACATCTGATGGAACAATATCCGGATATTCCGTTCACCTGGCTGGAGTTTGAAAACGGCGGTGACGGCGTGTTCATGCTGACCAAACAGCAATTGGTCGATTGCAAAGAACACTTCAGCATCTACCGCAGCTAAGCCTTCTTCGGGCCTGCTCTGACGGGCCCACAAAGATAATCATTAACGGTAAGGAGCCGTGATGGCAGGAAACAGTATTGGGCAGATTTTCCGCGTCACCACATTTGGTGAATCTCACGGTGTGGCGCTGGGATGTATCGTAGACGGTGTACCGCCGGGTATCCCGCTTACCGAAGCCGATTTGCAGCACGATCTGGACCGCCGCCGTCCGGGGACTTCTCGCTACACCACTCAACGCCGCGAACCGGACCAGGTACGCATTCTTTCCGGCGTGTTCGAAGGCGTGACGACCGGCACCAGCATTGGGTTGATGATTGAAAACACCGATCAGCGTTCGCAGGATTACGGTGCCATCAAAGACGTGTTCCGTCCGGGCCACGCGGATTATACCTACGAGCAAAAATACGGCGTACGCGATTACCGTGGCGGCGGCCGTTCTTCGGCGCGTGAAACCGCGATGCGCGTAGCGGCGGGGGCGATAGCCAAGAAATACCTGCAGCAGAAATTCGGCGTACGGGTGCGTGGCTATCTGGCGCAAATCGGCGACGTGGTCTGTGAACTGAAAGATTGGGATCAGGTCGAACAGAACCCGTTCTTCTGCCCGGATCCGGGCAAGCTGGAAGCGCTGGACGAACTGATGCGCGCGCTGAAAAAAGAGGGCGACTCGATCGGTGCCAAGGTCAGCGTCATTGCCGAAAATGTGCCGGTGGGCCTCGGTGAGCCGGTGTTTGACCGTCTGGATGCCGATCTGGCGCATGCGTTAATGAGCATCAACGCGGTAAAAGGCGTGGAAATCGGCGACGGTTTTGCCGTGGTGACCAAGCGCGGCAGCGAAAACCGCGACGAAATCACGCCAGAAGGTTTCCAGAGCAACCATGCGGGCGGCATTCTCGGCGGCATCAGCAGCGGCCAACCGGTGGTCGCTCATCTGGCGTTGAAACCGACTTCCAGCATCATGGTGCCGGGCCGTACCATCAATCGCCAGGGCGAAGCGGTAGAAATGGTTACCCGTGGCCGCCACGATCCCTGCGTAGGTATTCGCGCGGTTCCGATCGCCGAAGCGATGATGGCGATTGTGCTGATGGATCACCTGCTGCGCCAGCGTGCGCAAAACGGTGATGTGGTTTCTAACGTTCCGCGCTGGTAATTGCGATGAAAAACTGGATGTTAGGCATCGTTGCCCTGATGGCCTCAGGTTCCGCCATGGCGATGACGCCGTGGCAGAAAATTGATCACCCGGTGGCCGGCGCGCCGCAGGCGATTGGCGGTTTTGCCAATGGCTGCATCGTCGGCGCCCAGCCGTTGCCGCTGAATTCACCGGATTATCAGGTCAT is a window of Serratia plymuthica DNA encoding:
- the prmB gene encoding 50S ribosomal protein L3 N(5)-glutamine methyltransferase; its protein translation is MDKIFVDEAVNELHTIQDMLRWAVSRFNAANIYYGHGTDNPWDEAVQLVLPTLFLPLDIPEDMHTARLTSSERHRIVERVIRRVNERIPVAYLTNKAWFCGMEFYVDERVLVPRSPIGELINDRFSALIPHPPRHILDMCTGSGCIAIACGYAFPEAEVDAVDISSDVLAVTERNIQAHGVEHQVIPIRSDLFRDVPAIQYDLIVTNPPYVDAEDMSDLPQEFRFEPELGLAAGSDGLKLVRRILACAPDYLSDDGVLICEVGNSMVHLMEQYPDIPFTWLEFENGGDGVFMLTKQQLVDCKEHFSIYRS
- the aroC gene encoding chorismate synthase is translated as MAGNSIGQIFRVTTFGESHGVALGCIVDGVPPGIPLTEADLQHDLDRRRPGTSRYTTQRREPDQVRILSGVFEGVTTGTSIGLMIENTDQRSQDYGAIKDVFRPGHADYTYEQKYGVRDYRGGGRSSARETAMRVAAGAIAKKYLQQKFGVRVRGYLAQIGDVVCELKDWDQVEQNPFFCPDPGKLEALDELMRALKKEGDSIGAKVSVIAENVPVGLGEPVFDRLDADLAHALMSINAVKGVEIGDGFAVVTKRGSENRDEITPEGFQSNHAGGILGGISSGQPVVAHLALKPTSSIMVPGRTINRQGEAVEMVTRGRHDPCVGIRAVPIAEAMMAIVLMDHLLRQRAQNGDVVSNVPRW